One window from the genome of Acidimicrobiia bacterium encodes:
- a CDS encoding META domain-containing protein, with product MTTLTRTVAATLLTTALLASCGQETLPSTSPFGDRAWGLKSGTVDGSPIVLVDGHDVTLTASDGSVSGTAACNHYSGTLVETGTRSTISEIAVTEMYCGVAGVMELEAAFLAALQRIDTAFNNEDHLVLTGEGVELRFSEIPPEPPAALIGTNWRLESLVDGDSVSAAAAASAFIVFEDDGHVGGGNGCNLFGGSYDTTGGFRDLFQTLIGCMGAVADQEAFVMSVLTGDAEVAIDGATMTISSGERALLYRASAPEPNLALRGTTWTLTTVIDGETASTTAADAWIRIEDDGSVTGNTGCNQFSGTYDDDNGFGPLGLIKIACLDEAVADQERLVVAVLESSPLVTVDGSTLTIASSDGTALVFDADRP from the coding sequence ATGACCACCCTCACTCGTACTGTCGCTGCGACGTTGCTCACCACCGCCCTCCTCGCCTCCTGCGGCCAGGAGACCCTGCCGAGCACCAGTCCGTTCGGCGACAGGGCCTGGGGTTTGAAGTCGGGCACCGTCGACGGCAGCCCAATCGTGCTCGTCGACGGTCACGACGTGACCCTGACCGCCTCGGACGGGTCTGTCAGTGGCACCGCCGCCTGCAACCACTACTCGGGAACCCTCGTGGAGACCGGGACCCGATCGACCATCAGCGAGATCGCGGTCACCGAGATGTACTGCGGTGTCGCCGGGGTCATGGAACTGGAAGCAGCGTTCCTCGCTGCACTCCAGCGCATCGACACCGCCTTCAACAACGAGGACCACCTGGTACTCACGGGTGAGGGAGTCGAACTGAGATTCTCCGAGATCCCACCCGAGCCACCGGCCGCTCTCATCGGCACCAACTGGCGGTTGGAGTCACTGGTCGACGGCGACTCGGTGTCGGCGGCGGCGGCGGCGTCTGCCTTCATCGTCTTCGAGGACGACGGGCACGTCGGCGGAGGCAACGGATGCAACCTGTTCGGCGGCTCCTACGACACGACCGGCGGGTTCCGTGATCTGTTCCAGACCCTGATCGGGTGCATGGGGGCGGTCGCCGATCAGGAGGCGTTCGTGATGTCAGTCCTTACCGGCGACGCCGAAGTCGCCATCGACGGAGCCACCATGACCATCAGCAGCGGTGAGCGGGCTCTCCTCTACCGGGCGTCGGCGCCCGAACCCAACCTGGCGCTCCGGGGCACCACCTGGACCCTGACGACCGTCATCGACGGGGAAACGGCGAGCACGACCGCCGCCGACGCCTGGATCCGCATCGAAGACGACGGAAGCGTCACCGGAAACACCGGGTGCAACCAGTTCTCCGGCACCTACGACGACGACAACGGGTTCGGACCCCTGGGGCTGATCAAGATAGCCTGCCTCGACGAGGCCGTGGCCGATCAGGAGCGCCTCGTAGTCGCTGTCCTCGAGAGTTCACCACTCGTGACGGTCGACGGCTCGACGCTCACCATCGCCTCCTCCGACGGCACGGCGCTGGTGTTCGACGCCGACAGGCCCTGA
- a CDS encoding alpha/beta hydrolase, with protein sequence MATAEPHSEGIITLRDGRRLAHAEFGDPSGRSVVLLHGNPGSRLICPDEQATADAGIRLITYDRPGVGRSDPSLFHDLNEVADDFAELSAALGLGPVPIIGWSDGGPVALAIAARHRNLVESVALVSGSGLADDPDVMSQRTEEVEDLIARLRERDSEALATVESGFAFYADDPTAIVQRTTTDEGDPDAAVMARGEVRAAFNVMLEEGARQGARGLTDGWAAVWALARGYDPSAIETPVSLWHGTHDVLVPVQEAERLAAVLPKARLTLFEGEGHFIAVDHWAEILAGL encoded by the coding sequence GTGGCGACTGCGGAACCCCATAGTGAAGGGATCATCACCCTCCGAGATGGGCGGCGGCTCGCCCATGCGGAGTTTGGCGATCCCTCTGGACGATCGGTGGTCCTCCTCCACGGAAACCCCGGGTCCCGCCTGATCTGCCCGGATGAGCAGGCGACGGCAGACGCCGGAATCCGCCTCATCACCTACGACCGCCCGGGAGTGGGCCGCTCCGACCCGTCGCTCTTCCACGACCTGAACGAGGTCGCCGACGACTTCGCCGAACTCTCGGCGGCCCTCGGACTCGGGCCGGTACCGATCATCGGCTGGTCCGACGGAGGCCCGGTAGCGCTTGCAATCGCTGCCCGCCACCGGAACCTGGTCGAGTCGGTAGCACTCGTGTCCGGTTCCGGACTGGCAGACGACCCCGATGTCATGAGCCAACGAACCGAGGAAGTGGAGGATCTCATCGCGCGGCTTCGCGAGAGGGACTCCGAGGCGTTGGCCACCGTCGAGTCCGGGTTCGCGTTCTATGCCGATGACCCGACGGCGATCGTCCAGCGCACCACGACCGACGAGGGAGATCCGGATGCCGCAGTGATGGCCCGGGGTGAGGTTCGGGCCGCCTTCAATGTGATGTTGGAGGAGGGTGCCCGACAGGGGGCGCGAGGACTCACCGACGGATGGGCGGCGGTCTGGGCACTCGCCAGGGGATACGATCCGAGCGCCATCGAGACCCCCGTCTCTCTCTGGCACGGAACCCACGATGTGCTGGTACCGGTTCAAGAGGCTGAGCGACTGGCGGCGGTGCTCCCCAAAGCCCGGCTGACCCTGTTCGAGGGAGAGGGGCACTTCATCGCCGTCGATCACTGGGCAGAGATCCTCGCCGGGCTCTGA
- a CDS encoding NAD(P)H-hydrate dehydratase, which produces MRPVITAAEVARLDASADAATDVLMERAGLAVAIQAARMGATYGSRVVVLAGVGNNGGDGFVAARHLKERGVDVIVHCLAFPKGEPLVHRGMGIRAARAGVPIEPLGEPVPADLVIDALFGVGFHGTLPEVVEPWLGHPAPVLAVDVPSGLDATTGEVEGGAFRAAHTVTFHAFKTGMLVGAGPDHCGVVSVADIGLTGERADWLLCEDGDAAVPARPRAAHKWSAGSVAVAGGSSGIVGAAVLTGSAALSFGAGAVRVLVPGALRSEAASMTPSLMTEGVGTATMHDDADAVLAAADRFDVLVVGPGMGASEVVEGIVTGWDGALVIDADALRAVTPDLLRERSGPTVITPHAGEFEALAGEPASPAAAARLAERTGAVVVLKGSPTFVMGEEAWVVTSGGPELATIGTGDVLAGMVAALLARGMDAEAAARSAAHRHGRAAAALAATGTVTAGHLADEIRRFAW; this is translated from the coding sequence GTGCGCCCTGTGATCACTGCTGCCGAAGTCGCGCGACTCGATGCGTCCGCCGACGCCGCCACTGATGTCCTGATGGAGCGCGCTGGTCTGGCCGTCGCCATCCAGGCGGCGCGTATGGGGGCGACCTACGGATCTCGGGTGGTGGTGCTGGCCGGAGTGGGCAACAACGGTGGTGACGGCTTCGTCGCCGCCCGCCACCTGAAGGAGCGTGGGGTCGACGTGATCGTCCACTGCCTGGCCTTCCCCAAGGGTGAGCCGCTGGTGCACCGGGGCATGGGGATCCGTGCGGCTCGGGCCGGGGTTCCGATCGAGCCGCTGGGGGAGCCGGTGCCCGCCGATCTCGTGATCGACGCCCTCTTCGGGGTCGGCTTCCACGGCACGCTCCCCGAGGTCGTGGAGCCATGGCTAGGGCACCCGGCCCCGGTTCTCGCCGTCGACGTGCCCAGTGGACTCGACGCCACCACCGGTGAGGTCGAGGGTGGAGCGTTTCGTGCCGCCCACACGGTGACCTTCCATGCGTTCAAGACCGGGATGCTGGTGGGCGCAGGGCCCGACCACTGTGGGGTGGTGTCGGTGGCCGACATCGGCCTCACCGGGGAGCGGGCCGATTGGCTCTTGTGTGAGGATGGCGATGCAGCGGTTCCGGCGCGGCCCCGTGCCGCCCACAAGTGGTCGGCAGGATCGGTCGCCGTCGCCGGGGGTTCATCGGGGATCGTCGGTGCCGCCGTGCTCACCGGCTCGGCCGCCTTGTCCTTCGGGGCTGGAGCGGTGCGCGTTCTCGTGCCGGGTGCGTTGCGGTCCGAGGCGGCTTCGATGACGCCGTCACTGATGACGGAGGGTGTCGGGACGGCGACCATGCACGACGACGCGGACGCTGTGCTCGCCGCTGCCGACCGCTTCGACGTCCTCGTCGTCGGCCCCGGGATGGGTGCGAGCGAGGTGGTGGAGGGGATCGTCACCGGTTGGGATGGCGCGCTCGTCATCGACGCCGACGCGCTCCGCGCGGTGACGCCGGATCTTCTCCGGGAACGATCAGGTCCCACCGTGATCACACCTCATGCCGGGGAGTTCGAGGCGTTGGCCGGAGAGCCGGCGAGCCCGGCAGCAGCGGCGCGACTCGCCGAACGAACCGGGGCGGTCGTGGTTCTCAAGGGGAGTCCGACCTTCGTGATGGGTGAAGAGGCCTGGGTGGTGACCAGCGGGGGACCGGAGCTCGCCACGATCGGGACCGGAGACGTGCTGGCCGGTATGGTCGCCGCTCTCCTCGCCCGCGGGATGGACGCGGAGGCGGCGGCACGATCGGCGGCACATCGTCACGGCCGGGCCGCGGCTGCCCTGGCGGCGACCGGTACCGTCACCGCCGGCCATCTCGCCGACGAGATCAGGAGGTTCGCCTGGTGA
- the alr gene encoding alanine racemase, with the protein MRLSVIEVDLAAIRHNVVVFASLVAPARLCVVVKADAYGHGDVPVAVAAADAGADRLAVALVSEGIGLREAGVELPILVLSEPAPTDAVESVRWRLTPTVYTETFITALESVAPAELGVHLKVDTGMHRVGAPFSAAPDLARRIASGPLRLEGLWTHFPVADEDPAFTSTQVRALREVEARLAADGISPDVVHAANTAAAIGDPESRLGMVRIGLGIYGLLPIPDAAVDVHPAMRVVSGVAHLARLPGGARPSYGRRRPLAHESTVATVPIGYADGVPRRLFDAGGEVLIRGNRYPFAGMITMDQCVVDVGDDPVAVGDEVVLLGRQGDGEITAEEWAQRLGTIVWEVVCGFGPRLPRRYVG; encoded by the coding sequence GTGAGGTTGTCGGTCATCGAGGTCGATCTCGCCGCGATCCGCCACAACGTCGTGGTGTTCGCCTCCCTCGTGGCACCGGCGCGGCTCTGCGTGGTGGTCAAGGCTGACGCCTACGGCCACGGCGACGTGCCCGTCGCCGTGGCTGCTGCCGACGCCGGAGCCGACCGGCTCGCGGTGGCACTGGTGTCCGAGGGCATCGGGCTGCGCGAGGCCGGCGTCGAGCTACCGATACTCGTGTTGAGCGAGCCCGCTCCTACCGACGCGGTGGAGTCGGTGCGGTGGCGATTGACCCCCACCGTGTACACGGAGACCTTCATCACGGCCCTCGAGTCGGTCGCTCCGGCAGAATTGGGAGTTCATCTCAAGGTGGACACCGGCATGCACCGGGTGGGCGCGCCGTTCTCGGCTGCTCCCGACCTGGCGCGTCGGATCGCCAGCGGACCCTTGCGCCTCGAGGGACTCTGGACGCACTTCCCGGTTGCCGACGAGGACCCGGCCTTCACCTCCACCCAGGTGCGGGCCCTGCGCGAGGTCGAGGCGCGGCTCGCCGCAGACGGCATCTCACCCGATGTCGTGCACGCCGCCAATACGGCTGCCGCCATCGGCGACCCGGAGTCCCGGCTGGGCATGGTCCGTATCGGGCTGGGGATCTACGGCCTGCTGCCGATCCCCGACGCTGCGGTCGACGTCCACCCGGCAATGCGGGTGGTCAGCGGCGTGGCGCACCTGGCGCGACTCCCCGGCGGTGCCCGTCCCTCCTACGGTCGCCGCCGTCCCCTGGCTCATGAGTCCACGGTGGCGACCGTTCCGATCGGCTATGCCGACGGGGTGCCGAGGCGCCTGTTCGACGCCGGTGGCGAGGTCCTGATCCGCGGCAACCGGTATCCGTTCGCCGGGATGATCACGATGGACCAGTGCGTGGTCGACGTCGGTGACGATCCGGTGGCGGTTGGCGACGAGGTGGTGTTGCTTGGTCGTCAGGGCGATGGCGAGATCACGGCGGAGGAGTGGGCGCAGCGCCTGGGGACCATCGTGTGGGAGGTCGTCTGCGGGTTCGGGCCCCGCCTCCCCCGGCGGTACGTCGGATGA
- a CDS encoding P1 family peptidase, which yields MTLTAVPGVRVGHWTDAVGVTGVTVVELPEPNVTTVEVRGAAPGSRETALLAPGMRVETVQAIVLAGGSAFGLAAADGVTSALAAAGRGHPTMAGPVPIVPSAIIYDLAVGDPTARPGPAEGAAAYGACSADPVPMGSVGAGTGACVAGWRGREHRRKGGVGSHAVTHEGTTVGALVVLNAVGDAFSLEGKSLTGGDLLPRSTPVIPSIAENTTLVVITIDAAVDRAALSRLCVQGHDALAVCLRPSHTRYDGDAVFAVSCGTREADLDRLGVMAFEAVGRSIEAAVRQATTLGGIPAIESEESS from the coding sequence ATGACGCTCACGGCGGTTCCCGGTGTTCGCGTGGGCCACTGGACTGATGCGGTCGGGGTGACCGGGGTGACCGTGGTGGAGCTGCCGGAGCCCAACGTGACCACCGTCGAGGTGCGCGGGGCGGCTCCCGGTTCGCGGGAGACCGCATTGCTGGCACCCGGTATGCGGGTCGAGACCGTCCAGGCGATCGTTCTCGCCGGGGGTAGCGCTTTCGGTCTCGCCGCCGCCGACGGCGTTACCAGCGCTCTGGCGGCCGCAGGGAGAGGCCATCCGACGATGGCCGGTCCGGTCCCCATCGTCCCGTCGGCGATCATCTACGACCTGGCCGTGGGGGACCCGACGGCCCGGCCCGGTCCTGCCGAAGGCGCTGCCGCCTACGGGGCGTGCTCCGCCGATCCCGTTCCCATGGGCAGTGTGGGAGCGGGCACCGGCGCCTGTGTGGCCGGTTGGCGGGGTCGGGAGCACCGACGCAAAGGCGGTGTGGGATCGCACGCCGTCACCCATGAGGGGACGACGGTGGGGGCGCTCGTGGTGCTCAACGCCGTCGGCGACGCCTTCAGCCTGGAAGGCAAGTCGCTGACCGGCGGCGACCTGCTGCCCAGGAGCACCCCGGTGATCCCATCCATCGCCGAGAACACGACGCTGGTCGTGATCACCATCGATGCCGCGGTCGACCGCGCCGCTCTCAGCAGGCTCTGTGTACAGGGTCACGACGCCCTGGCCGTCTGCCTTCGCCCGAGTCACACCCGATACGATGGCGATGCCGTCTTCGCGGTGTCCTGTGGCACCCGCGAGGCGGATCTGGATCGTCTGGGGGTGATGGCGTTCGAGGCCGTAGGGCGGTCGATCGAGGCAGCGGTCCGCCAGGCCACGACACTGGGAGGGATCCCGGCCATCGAATCGGAGGAGTCGTCGTGA
- a CDS encoding uracil-DNA glycosylase has protein sequence MNEAGLAELAALAERASGCVDCGLSTTRTTVVFGDGSPEADVMFVGEAPGKNEDEQGLPFVGAAGKLLDTLLDEIGLRRQDVYIANVIKCRPPNNRDPQQEEIDACKGYLRSQIALIDPSVVVTLGNFATKLLLKRDVGITRLRGQVYPWWNRQLVPTFHPAAALRGGQRVLDDMRHDFALVRGVLDEESDATTSPAPDTADQLGLFE, from the coding sequence GTGAACGAAGCCGGGCTGGCCGAACTCGCCGCCCTGGCCGAACGCGCCTCGGGATGCGTCGACTGCGGGCTGTCCACCACTCGCACCACGGTCGTGTTCGGCGACGGGTCGCCGGAGGCGGACGTCATGTTCGTCGGCGAGGCGCCCGGGAAGAACGAGGACGAGCAGGGGCTTCCGTTCGTCGGCGCCGCCGGCAAGCTGCTGGACACGCTGCTCGACGAGATCGGGCTGCGGCGGCAAGACGTGTACATCGCCAACGTGATCAAGTGTCGTCCACCGAACAACCGGGATCCCCAGCAGGAGGAGATCGACGCCTGCAAGGGCTACCTGCGGTCCCAGATCGCGCTGATCGACCCGTCTGTAGTGGTGACACTCGGCAACTTCGCCACCAAGCTGCTGCTCAAGCGGGATGTCGGCATCACCCGACTGCGCGGCCAGGTCTACCCATGGTGGAACCGGCAGCTGGTACCCACCTTTCATCCGGCCGCTGCCCTGCGCGGGGGTCAGCGTGTCCTCGACGACATGCGCCACGACTTCGCCCTGGTCCGCGGGGTGCTGGATGAGGAAAGCGACGCGACGACATCGCCCGCCCCCGACACCGCCGACCAGCTGGGCCTGTTCGAATGA
- the tsaE gene encoding tRNA (adenosine(37)-N6)-threonylcarbamoyltransferase complex ATPase subunit type 1 TsaE: MSVSLLCPTEADTRAAGRRLASLLRPGDVVLLAGDLGAGKTVFAGGIGEGLGVDEPVISPSYILSRRYEGFLPLVHADIYRLGSSAEIDDLDLLGDAADGVLVVEWGHAAEQVFGDEHLMIRIEVVEDGARRVDLEPHGQWRSRPLAEIVS, encoded by the coding sequence ATGAGCGTCTCCCTCTTGTGTCCCACCGAGGCCGACACCCGTGCGGCAGGTCGCCGCCTCGCCAGCCTGCTGCGGCCCGGTGATGTCGTACTGCTCGCCGGGGACCTGGGGGCGGGTAAGACGGTGTTCGCCGGTGGGATCGGGGAGGGCCTGGGGGTCGACGAGCCGGTCATCAGCCCCTCCTACATCCTGAGCCGGCGCTACGAGGGGTTCCTGCCGCTGGTGCACGCCGACATCTACCGCCTCGGGTCTTCTGCGGAGATCGACGATCTCGACCTCCTCGGCGACGCCGCCGACGGGGTCCTGGTGGTCGAGTGGGGCCATGCTGCCGAGCAGGTGTTTGGTGACGAGCACCTGATGATCCGTATCGAGGTGGTGGAGGACGGTGCTCGCCGGGTTGACCTCGAGCCGCATGGTCAGTGGCGTTCTCGGCCGCTCGCGGAGATCGTCTCATGA
- the tsaB gene encoding tRNA (adenosine(37)-N6)-threonylcarbamoyltransferase complex dimerization subunit type 1 TsaB, with amino-acid sequence MRILAIETATAASSVALGDDSGVVAMASLLDARGHVEFVIPAVEFCFHRAGWDPGELDAVAVDVGPGLFSGLRTGLATAQAIAGAVGVPLIPVGSLDAVAFDAATGRRRVWAVIDVRRGEVAVCPYRPVPGGVVRDGAVELCTPDEFRGMLQEDRSDILVVGEHAALPEGSLVGFHSLKTGRPENPSAAAVLAIARTRLLRGDVPHPEEVRPAYLRDPDVTINWSDFRSEGPWS; translated from the coding sequence ATGAGGATCCTCGCCATCGAGACCGCCACCGCGGCATCGTCCGTCGCCCTCGGTGACGACTCCGGCGTCGTCGCCATGGCGAGCCTCCTCGACGCCCGGGGTCACGTCGAGTTCGTGATCCCTGCGGTCGAGTTCTGTTTCCATCGCGCCGGGTGGGATCCGGGGGAACTCGATGCGGTCGCGGTGGATGTCGGTCCCGGGTTGTTCAGCGGCCTCCGTACGGGCCTGGCGACGGCCCAGGCGATCGCCGGAGCCGTCGGGGTGCCACTGATCCCGGTGGGGTCCCTGGACGCCGTCGCCTTCGACGCCGCCACCGGTCGTCGACGGGTCTGGGCGGTGATCGACGTTCGGCGCGGCGAGGTGGCGGTGTGCCCGTATCGGCCGGTTCCGGGCGGCGTCGTTCGGGATGGGGCGGTCGAGCTGTGCACACCCGACGAGTTCAGAGGGATGCTCCAGGAGGACCGTTCGGACATCCTCGTCGTCGGGGAGCACGCCGCCTTGCCCGAGGGAAGCCTGGTGGGGTTCCACTCCCTCAAGACGGGACGCCCGGAGAACCCGTCGGCCGCCGCAGTCCTGGCGATCGCTCGCACGCGCTTACTCCGCGGCGACGTTCCCCATCCTGAGGAAGTGCGACCCGCCTACCTCCGAGACCCGGACGTGACGATCAACTGGTCCGACTTCAGGTCGGAGGGGCCATGGTCGTGA
- the rimI gene encoding ribosomal protein S18-alanine N-acetyltransferase translates to MVVTVGTIRPMTTADVAAVADLEGASFDMPWPPEVFFEELSAPSRWYLVAECEHGVTAYGGIMLVDGDAHVMTIAVSPDHRRSGAGSRMLMALIDAALEMGANAITLEVAVSNRPAIALYEVFGFEAVGTRPGYYGGEDAQIMWVVEADGPSYRDLLDEIRGRLS, encoded by the coding sequence ATGGTCGTGACCGTTGGCACCATCCGCCCGATGACCACCGCCGACGTGGCTGCCGTGGCCGACCTCGAGGGCGCTTCCTTCGACATGCCGTGGCCGCCCGAGGTGTTCTTCGAAGAGTTGTCCGCACCGAGCCGCTGGTACCTGGTGGCCGAGTGCGAGCACGGGGTCACCGCCTACGGCGGGATCATGCTCGTCGACGGCGACGCCCATGTGATGACCATCGCCGTAAGCCCCGATCATCGCCGCAGCGGGGCAGGGTCGCGGATGCTCATGGCACTCATCGACGCTGCGTTGGAGATGGGGGCGAACGCCATCACCCTCGAGGTGGCGGTGTCGAATCGCCCCGCCATCGCCCTGTACGAGGTTTTCGGATTCGAAGCCGTGGGTACCCGGCCGGGGTACTACGGCGGGGAGGACGCCCAGATCATGTGGGTGGTGGAGGCGGATGGTCCGAGCTATCGGGACCTCCTCGACGAGATCCGGGGCAGGTTGTCATGA
- the tsaD gene encoding tRNA (adenosine(37)-N6)-threonylcarbamoyltransferase complex transferase subunit TsaD has protein sequence MTDRPLILGFETSCDETGVGVVRGHEVLANVIASQVEEHARFGGVVPEVAARAHVEAIRSLTHRALRDAGVHSTDLDAIAATRGPGLAGALMVGFAYGKALAWALERPFLGIDHMEGHLVAPRLEDDRFEPPAVVLLASGGHSQIVHVEAWGQYRTVGSTIDDAAGEALDKLARFLGLGYPGGPAIDREARHGDPSAVAFPRALPDRPFDMSFSGLKTAVITFVREHHRAGTLPSIADLAASIQEAVIDVLVDKTMNAVEETGALRVAGGGGVMSNSRLRQRLGEACEERGIDLHLPSPLLCTDNGAMIASAAVRRFLEGERTPWDSAIDPGLRLG, from the coding sequence ATGACCGACAGGCCGCTCATCCTGGGCTTCGAGACCTCGTGCGACGAGACCGGGGTCGGCGTCGTCCGGGGCCACGAGGTGCTCGCCAACGTGATCGCCTCCCAGGTGGAGGAGCACGCCCGCTTCGGTGGGGTGGTCCCGGAGGTTGCGGCCCGGGCCCACGTCGAGGCGATCCGATCGCTGACGCACCGGGCGTTGCGCGACGCCGGCGTGCACTCGACCGACCTCGATGCCATCGCCGCCACACGCGGTCCGGGGCTCGCCGGTGCGCTCATGGTCGGATTCGCCTACGGGAAGGCCCTCGCCTGGGCGCTGGAGAGGCCATTCCTTGGTATCGACCACATGGAGGGGCATCTGGTGGCGCCGCGGCTGGAGGACGATCGGTTCGAGCCGCCGGCCGTGGTCCTCCTGGCCTCTGGTGGGCACAGCCAGATCGTCCATGTCGAAGCGTGGGGGCAGTACCGGACGGTCGGGTCGACCATCGACGATGCCGCCGGAGAGGCGCTCGACAAGCTGGCCCGGTTCCTCGGCCTCGGGTACCCGGGTGGACCGGCCATCGACCGCGAGGCTCGCCACGGCGACCCGTCGGCGGTGGCGTTCCCCCGGGCGCTACCGGACCGTCCTTTCGACATGTCGTTCTCGGGTCTCAAGACGGCGGTGATCACCTTCGTGCGGGAGCACCACCGGGCGGGGACCCTGCCCTCGATCGCCGATCTGGCCGCCTCCATCCAGGAGGCCGTCATCGACGTGCTCGTCGACAAGACGATGAACGCCGTCGAGGAGACCGGCGCACTGCGAGTCGCCGGCGGCGGCGGTGTCATGTCCAACAGCAGGCTCAGACAGCGGCTGGGCGAGGCGTGTGAGGAGCGGGGGATCGACCTGCACCTGCCGTCGCCGCTGCTGTGCACCGACAACGGCGCCATGATCGCCAGCGCCGCGGTCCGTCGGTTCCTCGAGGGTGAGCGAACTCCGTGGGATTCGGCGATCGACCCGGGGTTGCGATTGGGCTGA
- the groES gene encoding co-chaperone GroES encodes MAKTSKGFRLQPLGDRVVVLPKEDSDSRTPSGLVIPDTAKEKPQLGEVLAVGPGDFQDGERVPMDVEKGDLVVYSKYGGTEVKFEGEDYLILSSRDILAVIR; translated from the coding sequence ATGGCAAAGACATCGAAGGGGTTTCGGCTCCAGCCGCTGGGGGACCGGGTTGTCGTCCTCCCCAAGGAGGATTCGGACTCTCGTACGCCGAGCGGCCTCGTCATTCCCGACACCGCCAAGGAGAAGCCGCAGCTCGGCGAGGTACTCGCCGTCGGCCCCGGTGACTTCCAGGACGGTGAGCGGGTCCCGATGGACGTCGAGAAGGGCGACCTGGTCGTCTACTCGAAGTACGGCGGGACTGAGGTCAAGTTCGAAGGGGAGGACTATCTGATCCTCTCATCTCGCGACATCCTCGCGGTCATCCGCTGA